In the Catharus ustulatus isolate bCatUst1 chromosome 18, bCatUst1.pri.v2, whole genome shotgun sequence genome, one interval contains:
- the GOLGA3 gene encoding golgin subfamily A member 3 isoform X1 — translation MDDSSVQQDVCLESRSSIGAPSSSEELLDCKAKSQLVTTDEINTTSNNINEVPNEEGSLEVNSKVDACQNGPESLCPDSPVSFDPTSSEQGEESSPGVTGFHDSLRKSQGTSAEGIALRKEALQSLKLSLPMQETELCSAESSLPLENEEQIRLQARRRLEEQLKQYRVKRHQERSSQSTSKTRPSSTLDPELMLNPEILPRASTVAMTKEYSFLRTSVPRGPKLGSLGLPASSKERRSSKSKASKIRSLADYRTEDSDARNAAGNSVATDLPGGALMQSRSGPTSVVSEISLPSDVDDRAENSSLAGDSISEIDGSEVGMRLDGNESDSSTYSSVSGKGLYSSLQNAEGKQDAPYTINGQKIHPEAMGQFPSISEVLQAAAVEHQAQEQEVNGEVRSRRDSISSSVSMESSIAGTHDEMLQVMKEKMRLEGQLEALSLEANQALKEKTELQAQLAALNMKLQAQMEHSQNSQQKQESLSSEVATLKQSCWDLERAMADLQNALEAKNASLASSNNDLQLAEEQYQRLLQKVEDMQKNVLTRDSTVHDLRQQLASLQTQLQKVQLERTTLTNKLKASETEITSLQNVRQWYQQQLVLAQEARVRLQSEMANIQAGQMTQAGMLEHLKLENVALSQQLTETQHRSIKEKERIAAQLQNIEADMLDQEAAFMQIQEAKTMVEEDLQRKLEEFEDEKEQLQKMADSAATLEQELEQVKLTLHQRDLQLESLQQEHLDLMKQLTLTQETLHTKEQSLDDLQTQYDELKARLEEFQSDAASKDDTIQYLQNEKIVLEVALQAAKASKEQLDEGAARLGEDTEVTSQILEQLKQEMAVKSSQVENLQQENASLKKQLQKVKEQFLQHKVMVEAYRRDASSKDQLISELKATKKRLDSELKEAKRGLLKIQVEKQSLESEHSKLQKEISQVHQQMVEIENHLQSVQKERDDMETRLQSLQFDKEQMESLAEANQALKQQVEQMQEEAKKAITEQKQKMKRLGSDLTSAQKEMKAKHKAYENAVSILSRRLQESLTAKESAEAELSKLKAQITDGGNDQIAQEKIQALKTELRAVSSSKLMLEKELQEVISLTSQELEEYREKVLELEDELQESRGFRKKIKRLEETNKKLALELEHERGKLTGLSQSNAALREHNNILETALAKREADLVQLNLQVQAVLKRKEEEDQQMQQLIQALQASLEKEKLKVKDLQKQEAAAKADAAHNRRHHRAAMLELSEIKKELHAKELLVQALQAEVDKLQVEDGKHSQEVSQFQQELAEARSQLQVLQKNLDDKLSEQPLVSQEVEDLKWEVERKEREIETLKQQLDMTEQRSHKELEGIQVVLQNIKTELEMVREDLSATQKDKFMLQAKVTELKNSMKSLLQQNQQLKLDLKHGKMKKRKELKGENNSSNPVTPVKIPDCPVPAALLEELLKPTAVSKEPLKNLNSCLRQLKQEMDSLQRQMEEHTITVHESMSSWTQIEGKLMDLTSTSPTTASDQQETPTADEKKENCNVSDKEALTL, via the exons ATGGACGACTCATCTGTCCAGCAGGATGTTTGCTTGGAGAGCAGAAGCAGTATTggggctcccagcagctctgaagaaCTTTTGGATTGTAAAGCCAAGTCACAGCTAGTTACTACAGATGAAATTAACA CTACCAGTAATAACATCAACGAAGTGCCAAATGAAGAGGGAAGTCTGGAGGTAAACAGCAAAGTGGATGCCTGCCAGAATGGGCCAGAGTCGCTCTGCCCCGACTCTCCTGTGTCTTTTGATCCTACCAGCAGTGAGCAGGGTGAAGAGTCATCCCCAGGTGTGACTGGTTTCCATGACAGCCTAAGGAAGTCTCAGGGAACTAGTGCTGAGGGCATAGCTCTTAGAAAAGAAGCTTTGCAGTCTCTCAAACTAAGTCTTCCCATGCAAGAAACTGAATTGT GCTCAGCAGAGTCTTCACTGCCATtggaaaatgaagaacaaaTCAGACTTCAGGCAAGAAGGCGTCTGGAAGAACAGCTCAAACAATACCGAGTGAAGAGACACCAAGAAAGA TCGAGTCAGTCCACATCCAAAACCCgtccctccagcaccctggaTCCTGAGCTGATGTTAAATCCAGAAATCCTGCCAAGAGCCAGCACTGTAGCAATGACAAAAGAATACTCCTTTTTGCGGACCAGCGTTCCCAGGGGGCCAAAGCTGGGTAGCTTGGGACTTCCAGCATCctcaaaagaaagaagaagctCAAAATCTAAGGCCAGCAAGATCCGGTCCTTGGCTGACTACAGAACTGAAGATTCAGATGCTCGAAATGCTGCTGGGAATTCTGTGGCTACTGACTTACCTGGAGGGGCTCTGATGCAAAGCAGAAGTGGTCCAACATCAGTTGTTTCTGAGATCAGTCTGCCCTCTGATGTGGATGATCGAGCAGAGAATTCCTCCTTGGCAGGAGACAGCATTTCAGAGATTGACGGGAGTGAAGTGGGAATGAGGCTGGATGGAAATGAGAGCGACAGCTCTACCTACAGCAGTGTGTCAGGGAAAGGCCTGTATAGCAGTTTACAGAATGCAGAAGGCAAGCAGGATGCTCCATATACAATAAATGGCCAGAAGATACATCCTGAAGCAATGGGGCAATTTCCTTCCATCAGTGaggtgctgcaggctgcagcagtaGAGCATCAGGCCCAAGAGCAAGAAGTTAATGGAGAGGTACGGAGCAGGAGAGACAGTATTTCTAGCAG TGTTTCTATGGAAAGCTCCATCGCAGGAACTCATGACGAGATGTTGCAGGTTATGAAGGAGAAGATGAGACTTGAAGGGCAGCTAGAAGCACTCTCACTAGAAGCTAATCAg GCTCTCAAAGAGAAGACTGAGCTACAAGCCCAACTTGCAGCTTTGAACATGAAGCTTCAGGCACAGATGGAGCACAGCCAAAACagccagcagaagcaggaatCCCTGAGCTCAGAAGTGGCCACATTAAAGCAGTCTTGCTGGGATCTGGAACGAGCAATGGCTGACCTGCAAAATGCCTTGGAAGCAAAGAATGCCAGTTTGGCTTCTTCAAACAATGATTTGCAATTAGCAGAGGAGCAGTACCAGAGACTCCTGCAGAAGGTTGAAGATATGCAAAAAAATGTTCTCACCAGAGACAGTACAG ttCATGACCTGCGACAGCAGTTGGCTTCCTTGCAGACCCAGCTTCAGAAGGTGCAGCTGGAACGGACCACACTGACCAACAAGCTGAAGGCATCTGAAACAGAAATCACATCTCTCCAAAATGTGAGGCAGTGgtaccagcagcagctggtcctGGCACAGGAGGCCCGTGTCAGGCTGCAGAGTGAAATGGCCAATATACAG GCTGGGCAAATGACTCAAGCAGGGATGTTGGAACATCTCAAACTAGAGAATGTGGCCCTGTCTCAGCAGCTGACTGAAACCCAGCACAGGTCCATTAAAGAAAAGGAACGTATTGCAGCACAGCTACAAAATATTGAG GCTGACATGTTAGATCAAGAAGCTGCCTTCATGCAGATCCAGGAGGCTAAAACCATGGTGGAAGAAGACTTGCAGAGAAAACTAGAGGAGTTTGAGGATGAGAAAGAACAGCTTCAGAAAATGGCTGATTCTGCAGCAACATTGGAGCAAGAATTGGAACAG GTCAAGTTGACTTTGCATCAGCGAGATCTGCAGCTTGAATCATTGCAGCAAGAACACCTTGATCTGATGAAGCAGTTGACTCTAACCCAAGAGACACTGCACACCAAAGAGCAGTCCCTGGATGACCTGCAAACACAGTATGATGAACTGAAGGCCAGGCTAGAAGAGTTCCAGAGTGATGCTGCTTCTAAAGATGACACGATCCAGTATTTGCAGAATGAGAAGATTGTGTTGGAAgttgctctgcaggcagcaaaagCAAGTAAAGAGCAACTTGATGAAGGAGCAGCACGCCTTGGAGAAGATACAGAAGTAACATCACAAATCTTGGAGCAGCTGAAGCAAGAAATGGCAGTCAAGTCAAGCCAG GTGGAAAATCTGCAACAAGAAAATGCCAGCCTCAAAAAACAGCTTCAAAAAGTAAAGGAACAGTTCCTGCAGCATAAG GTCATGGTGGAAGCCTATCGAAGAGATGCGAGTTCCAAGGACCAGCTCATCAGTGAGCTGAAAGCTACAAAGAAGCGGCTGGACTCGGAACTGAAGGAGGCGAAACGAGGGCTGCTGAAAATCCAAGTTGAAAAACAGTCACTCGAATCTGAGCATTCAAAACTACAGAAGGAAATATCTCAGGTTCACCAGCAGATGGTGGAAATAGAAAATCACCTCCAGTCGGTGCAGAAAGAACGAGATGATATGGAAACACGCCTGCAG TCTTTGCAGTTTGATAAGGAACAAATGGAATCTCTTGCTGAGGCAAATCAGGCATTAAAACAACAAGTAGAACAAATGCAAGAGGAAGCAAAAAA GGCCATTacagagcagaaacagaaaatgaagcGTCTGGGGTCAGACCTGACGAGCGCTCAGAAAGAGatgaaagcaaaacacaaagccTATGAGAATGCAGTCAGCATCCTCAGTCGGAGGCTGCAGGAATCTCTTACTGCAAAGGAAtctgctgaggcagagctgagcaaacTAAAGGCACAAATTACTGATGGTGGGAATGACCAGATTGCTCAG GAGAAGATTCAAGCTCTGAAGACAGAACTGcgagctgtgagcagcagtaAGTTGATGCTGGAAAAAGAGTTGCAAGAAGTGATTTCACTGACCAGCCAGGAGCTTGAAGAATACAGAGAGAAAGTGCTGGAACTTGAGGATGAG CTTCAGGAATCTAGAGGCTTCAGGAAGAAGATAAAACGTTtagaagaaacaaataaaaagctgGCCCTTGAACTGGAACATGAACGTGGAAAACTTACAGGTCTCAGCCAGTCCAATGCTGCTTTGAGGGAGCACAATAATATCCTGGAAACAGCATTAGCAAAAAGAGAGGCAGACTTGGTACAACTGAATCTACAG GTTCAGGCAGTCCTAAAGcggaaagaggaggaggatcaGCAAATGCAACAACTTATTCAAGCTTTACAGGCTTCCCTAgagaaggaaaagttaaaagttaaagACCTTCAGAAGCAG gaagcagcagccaaggcGGATGCAGCCCACAACCGGCGACACCACCGGGCAGCGATGCTCGAGCTCAGTGAGATCAAGAAGGAGCTCCACGCCAAAGAGCTGCTGGTCCAGGCCCTGCAGGCTGAGGTGGACAAGCTGCA GGTCGAGGATGGAAAACATTCCCAGGAGGTATCTCAGTTTCAGCAAGAGCTGGCAGAAGCCAGATCTCAGCTCCAAGTTCTGCAGAAAAACCTGGATGACAAACTTAGTGAACAGCCTCTAGTAAGCCAAGAG gtGGAAGACCTGAAGTGGGAAGTAGAAcgaaaagaaagagaaattgaaaCACTTaagcagcagctggacatgACTGAACAGCGCAGCCACAAGGAGTTAGAAGGGATACAAGTTGTCTTGCAG AACATCAAGACTGAGTTGGAAATGGTGAGGGAAGACCTGTCAGCAACTCAGAAGGATAAGTTTATGCTGCAGGCTAAAGTGACTGAACTGAAGAACAGCATGAAGTCACTgctgcagcaaaaccagcagctgaAGTTGGACCTGAAGCATGGCAAGATGAAGAAG AGGAAAGAACTGAAAGGAGAGAATAACTCTTCCAATCCTGTGACTCCAGTCAAGATTCCTGATTGTCCAGTGCCTGCTGCCTTGCTGGAAGAACTGCTGAAACCAACAGCTGTGAGCAAGGAGCCTCTGAAGAATCTGAACAGCTGTCTCCGGCAATTAAA GCAAGAGATGGACAGCCTCCAGCGCCAGATGGAGGAACACACCATTACAGTACATGAATCAATGTCTTCATGGACTCAGATTGAGGGCAAGTTAATGGACCTTACTTCTACAAGTCCTACAACTGCATCAGACCAGCAGGAGACTCCTACTGCAGATGAAAAGAAGGAGAATTGTAATGTTAGTGACAAGGAAGCTTTGACACTATAA
- the GOLGA3 gene encoding golgin subfamily A member 3 isoform X2, translating into MDDSSVQQDVCLESRSSIGAPSSSEELLDCKAKSQLVTTDEINTTSNNINEVPNEEGSLEVNSKVDACQNGPESLCPDSPVSFDPTSSEQGEESSPGSAESSLPLENEEQIRLQARRRLEEQLKQYRVKRHQERSSQSTSKTRPSSTLDPELMLNPEILPRASTVAMTKEYSFLRTSVPRGPKLGSLGLPASSKERRSSKSKASKIRSLADYRTEDSDARNAAGNSVATDLPGGALMQSRSGPTSVVSEISLPSDVDDRAENSSLAGDSISEIDGSEVGMRLDGNESDSSTYSSVSGKGLYSSLQNAEGKQDAPYTINGQKIHPEAMGQFPSISEVLQAAAVEHQAQEQEVNGEVRSRRDSISSSVSMESSIAGTHDEMLQVMKEKMRLEGQLEALSLEANQALKEKTELQAQLAALNMKLQAQMEHSQNSQQKQESLSSEVATLKQSCWDLERAMADLQNALEAKNASLASSNNDLQLAEEQYQRLLQKVEDMQKNVLTRDSTVHDLRQQLASLQTQLQKVQLERTTLTNKLKASETEITSLQNVRQWYQQQLVLAQEARVRLQSEMANIQAGQMTQAGMLEHLKLENVALSQQLTETQHRSIKEKERIAAQLQNIEADMLDQEAAFMQIQEAKTMVEEDLQRKLEEFEDEKEQLQKMADSAATLEQELEQVKLTLHQRDLQLESLQQEHLDLMKQLTLTQETLHTKEQSLDDLQTQYDELKARLEEFQSDAASKDDTIQYLQNEKIVLEVALQAAKASKEQLDEGAARLGEDTEVTSQILEQLKQEMAVKSSQVENLQQENASLKKQLQKVKEQFLQHKVMVEAYRRDASSKDQLISELKATKKRLDSELKEAKRGLLKIQVEKQSLESEHSKLQKEISQVHQQMVEIENHLQSVQKERDDMETRLQSLQFDKEQMESLAEANQALKQQVEQMQEEAKKAITEQKQKMKRLGSDLTSAQKEMKAKHKAYENAVSILSRRLQESLTAKESAEAELSKLKAQITDGGNDQIAQEKIQALKTELRAVSSSKLMLEKELQEVISLTSQELEEYREKVLELEDELQESRGFRKKIKRLEETNKKLALELEHERGKLTGLSQSNAALREHNNILETALAKREADLVQLNLQVQAVLKRKEEEDQQMQQLIQALQASLEKEKLKVKDLQKQEAAAKADAAHNRRHHRAAMLELSEIKKELHAKELLVQALQAEVDKLQVEDGKHSQEVSQFQQELAEARSQLQVLQKNLDDKLSEQPLVSQEVEDLKWEVERKEREIETLKQQLDMTEQRSHKELEGIQVVLQNIKTELEMVREDLSATQKDKFMLQAKVTELKNSMKSLLQQNQQLKLDLKHGKMKKRKELKGENNSSNPVTPVKIPDCPVPAALLEELLKPTAVSKEPLKNLNSCLRQLKQEMDSLQRQMEEHTITVHESMSSWTQIEGKLMDLTSTSPTTASDQQETPTADEKKENCNVSDKEALTL; encoded by the exons ATGGACGACTCATCTGTCCAGCAGGATGTTTGCTTGGAGAGCAGAAGCAGTATTggggctcccagcagctctgaagaaCTTTTGGATTGTAAAGCCAAGTCACAGCTAGTTACTACAGATGAAATTAACA CTACCAGTAATAACATCAACGAAGTGCCAAATGAAGAGGGAAGTCTGGAGGTAAACAGCAAAGTGGATGCCTGCCAGAATGGGCCAGAGTCGCTCTGCCCCGACTCTCCTGTGTCTTTTGATCCTACCAGCAGTGAGCAGGGTGAAGAGTCATCCCCAG GCTCAGCAGAGTCTTCACTGCCATtggaaaatgaagaacaaaTCAGACTTCAGGCAAGAAGGCGTCTGGAAGAACAGCTCAAACAATACCGAGTGAAGAGACACCAAGAAAGA TCGAGTCAGTCCACATCCAAAACCCgtccctccagcaccctggaTCCTGAGCTGATGTTAAATCCAGAAATCCTGCCAAGAGCCAGCACTGTAGCAATGACAAAAGAATACTCCTTTTTGCGGACCAGCGTTCCCAGGGGGCCAAAGCTGGGTAGCTTGGGACTTCCAGCATCctcaaaagaaagaagaagctCAAAATCTAAGGCCAGCAAGATCCGGTCCTTGGCTGACTACAGAACTGAAGATTCAGATGCTCGAAATGCTGCTGGGAATTCTGTGGCTACTGACTTACCTGGAGGGGCTCTGATGCAAAGCAGAAGTGGTCCAACATCAGTTGTTTCTGAGATCAGTCTGCCCTCTGATGTGGATGATCGAGCAGAGAATTCCTCCTTGGCAGGAGACAGCATTTCAGAGATTGACGGGAGTGAAGTGGGAATGAGGCTGGATGGAAATGAGAGCGACAGCTCTACCTACAGCAGTGTGTCAGGGAAAGGCCTGTATAGCAGTTTACAGAATGCAGAAGGCAAGCAGGATGCTCCATATACAATAAATGGCCAGAAGATACATCCTGAAGCAATGGGGCAATTTCCTTCCATCAGTGaggtgctgcaggctgcagcagtaGAGCATCAGGCCCAAGAGCAAGAAGTTAATGGAGAGGTACGGAGCAGGAGAGACAGTATTTCTAGCAG TGTTTCTATGGAAAGCTCCATCGCAGGAACTCATGACGAGATGTTGCAGGTTATGAAGGAGAAGATGAGACTTGAAGGGCAGCTAGAAGCACTCTCACTAGAAGCTAATCAg GCTCTCAAAGAGAAGACTGAGCTACAAGCCCAACTTGCAGCTTTGAACATGAAGCTTCAGGCACAGATGGAGCACAGCCAAAACagccagcagaagcaggaatCCCTGAGCTCAGAAGTGGCCACATTAAAGCAGTCTTGCTGGGATCTGGAACGAGCAATGGCTGACCTGCAAAATGCCTTGGAAGCAAAGAATGCCAGTTTGGCTTCTTCAAACAATGATTTGCAATTAGCAGAGGAGCAGTACCAGAGACTCCTGCAGAAGGTTGAAGATATGCAAAAAAATGTTCTCACCAGAGACAGTACAG ttCATGACCTGCGACAGCAGTTGGCTTCCTTGCAGACCCAGCTTCAGAAGGTGCAGCTGGAACGGACCACACTGACCAACAAGCTGAAGGCATCTGAAACAGAAATCACATCTCTCCAAAATGTGAGGCAGTGgtaccagcagcagctggtcctGGCACAGGAGGCCCGTGTCAGGCTGCAGAGTGAAATGGCCAATATACAG GCTGGGCAAATGACTCAAGCAGGGATGTTGGAACATCTCAAACTAGAGAATGTGGCCCTGTCTCAGCAGCTGACTGAAACCCAGCACAGGTCCATTAAAGAAAAGGAACGTATTGCAGCACAGCTACAAAATATTGAG GCTGACATGTTAGATCAAGAAGCTGCCTTCATGCAGATCCAGGAGGCTAAAACCATGGTGGAAGAAGACTTGCAGAGAAAACTAGAGGAGTTTGAGGATGAGAAAGAACAGCTTCAGAAAATGGCTGATTCTGCAGCAACATTGGAGCAAGAATTGGAACAG GTCAAGTTGACTTTGCATCAGCGAGATCTGCAGCTTGAATCATTGCAGCAAGAACACCTTGATCTGATGAAGCAGTTGACTCTAACCCAAGAGACACTGCACACCAAAGAGCAGTCCCTGGATGACCTGCAAACACAGTATGATGAACTGAAGGCCAGGCTAGAAGAGTTCCAGAGTGATGCTGCTTCTAAAGATGACACGATCCAGTATTTGCAGAATGAGAAGATTGTGTTGGAAgttgctctgcaggcagcaaaagCAAGTAAAGAGCAACTTGATGAAGGAGCAGCACGCCTTGGAGAAGATACAGAAGTAACATCACAAATCTTGGAGCAGCTGAAGCAAGAAATGGCAGTCAAGTCAAGCCAG GTGGAAAATCTGCAACAAGAAAATGCCAGCCTCAAAAAACAGCTTCAAAAAGTAAAGGAACAGTTCCTGCAGCATAAG GTCATGGTGGAAGCCTATCGAAGAGATGCGAGTTCCAAGGACCAGCTCATCAGTGAGCTGAAAGCTACAAAGAAGCGGCTGGACTCGGAACTGAAGGAGGCGAAACGAGGGCTGCTGAAAATCCAAGTTGAAAAACAGTCACTCGAATCTGAGCATTCAAAACTACAGAAGGAAATATCTCAGGTTCACCAGCAGATGGTGGAAATAGAAAATCACCTCCAGTCGGTGCAGAAAGAACGAGATGATATGGAAACACGCCTGCAG TCTTTGCAGTTTGATAAGGAACAAATGGAATCTCTTGCTGAGGCAAATCAGGCATTAAAACAACAAGTAGAACAAATGCAAGAGGAAGCAAAAAA GGCCATTacagagcagaaacagaaaatgaagcGTCTGGGGTCAGACCTGACGAGCGCTCAGAAAGAGatgaaagcaaaacacaaagccTATGAGAATGCAGTCAGCATCCTCAGTCGGAGGCTGCAGGAATCTCTTACTGCAAAGGAAtctgctgaggcagagctgagcaaacTAAAGGCACAAATTACTGATGGTGGGAATGACCAGATTGCTCAG GAGAAGATTCAAGCTCTGAAGACAGAACTGcgagctgtgagcagcagtaAGTTGATGCTGGAAAAAGAGTTGCAAGAAGTGATTTCACTGACCAGCCAGGAGCTTGAAGAATACAGAGAGAAAGTGCTGGAACTTGAGGATGAG CTTCAGGAATCTAGAGGCTTCAGGAAGAAGATAAAACGTTtagaagaaacaaataaaaagctgGCCCTTGAACTGGAACATGAACGTGGAAAACTTACAGGTCTCAGCCAGTCCAATGCTGCTTTGAGGGAGCACAATAATATCCTGGAAACAGCATTAGCAAAAAGAGAGGCAGACTTGGTACAACTGAATCTACAG GTTCAGGCAGTCCTAAAGcggaaagaggaggaggatcaGCAAATGCAACAACTTATTCAAGCTTTACAGGCTTCCCTAgagaaggaaaagttaaaagttaaagACCTTCAGAAGCAG gaagcagcagccaaggcGGATGCAGCCCACAACCGGCGACACCACCGGGCAGCGATGCTCGAGCTCAGTGAGATCAAGAAGGAGCTCCACGCCAAAGAGCTGCTGGTCCAGGCCCTGCAGGCTGAGGTGGACAAGCTGCA GGTCGAGGATGGAAAACATTCCCAGGAGGTATCTCAGTTTCAGCAAGAGCTGGCAGAAGCCAGATCTCAGCTCCAAGTTCTGCAGAAAAACCTGGATGACAAACTTAGTGAACAGCCTCTAGTAAGCCAAGAG gtGGAAGACCTGAAGTGGGAAGTAGAAcgaaaagaaagagaaattgaaaCACTTaagcagcagctggacatgACTGAACAGCGCAGCCACAAGGAGTTAGAAGGGATACAAGTTGTCTTGCAG AACATCAAGACTGAGTTGGAAATGGTGAGGGAAGACCTGTCAGCAACTCAGAAGGATAAGTTTATGCTGCAGGCTAAAGTGACTGAACTGAAGAACAGCATGAAGTCACTgctgcagcaaaaccagcagctgaAGTTGGACCTGAAGCATGGCAAGATGAAGAAG AGGAAAGAACTGAAAGGAGAGAATAACTCTTCCAATCCTGTGACTCCAGTCAAGATTCCTGATTGTCCAGTGCCTGCTGCCTTGCTGGAAGAACTGCTGAAACCAACAGCTGTGAGCAAGGAGCCTCTGAAGAATCTGAACAGCTGTCTCCGGCAATTAAA GCAAGAGATGGACAGCCTCCAGCGCCAGATGGAGGAACACACCATTACAGTACATGAATCAATGTCTTCATGGACTCAGATTGAGGGCAAGTTAATGGACCTTACTTCTACAAGTCCTACAACTGCATCAGACCAGCAGGAGACTCCTACTGCAGATGAAAAGAAGGAGAATTGTAATGTTAGTGACAAGGAAGCTTTGACACTATAA